GGACTGCTCTTCCGTTATAAACATGCTTCAATACTTATTTTGCACAGTCGCGCGCTTTTGTTGTCCGATGTTCCGGTATTCTCAATATACCCAACAAAGTATCGATATCTACCCCCAAAAACATCATACACAGGATCCCTCATAGATTTATCTGCTTTCGGTACAAACCCTGATGCAATCATatcacctttgacctttgcaCTTTGCACGACTAAAATAGCCTTGTAAACATTATGACATAATACATCATCtaaatacataatgatatgtaAGCCTTCGGCTATCCACTTGTCCATTAATGGTCTGGctaattttataaaacaatcaCACCTCTCAATTAACTTCCTATTCTCTAAATCTAAAAATAGCCTTCTCTACAAATTGACTTTTTTTAAATGCGGAAACATTATTTGGCATTTCCTTTTTAGAAGGCTCTGAAAACAACGGTAATTTGTATCCATTCTCAATAATATCCAACACAAAATCGGAGCTACCAATATCTCGCCAAAATTCTATATTCTCCATAAAACGACCCCTTACGAGAATGTCAGCTTGATCGTGTTCATATTCAAAATAGTcatctgtaaatatattgtCACAAGAATTAGAATACTTGTATGACCTGGCCCACCTTTTAATCCACTGTATCACTGCGATCAAACTCCTTTGGAACAGACTTTCGGACAATCCCTCCGGAAATGGGTGTATTCTCCACACGCGAATCAGGCTCCGTGGGATGCGCGTTGTTGGCCTCGAAGAAAAAGCTGGTTCCCATCACCATTACCAAACCGCACATTAGAAGCAGCACCATAAACCTGACTTGCCGAACCAGCTGCAAAACTTGCACTAGAATGACCATATTTAGCACGCTGTTTCCCCTAGAACGAATTTCTTTTTCTGTCGTTCTTTCAATCTTTTCACTGCGTTTCCCTCTGCTCTTGCGATCTTTCTATCGTCATCTGAATCGCCAGCTAACGGATAAGCCACATATTCCTTTACAGTGTCCCAACCGGCATCGGAGGAGTCCGCAATTTTAATTAACTTATTGCGCTTATTAATTTCCCCAACTCTCTGAGTGAAAAACTCCTCACAGTACTCTAACTTCCCAACCGATTTTGTCCACAACACTTGATTCAAATCTTCCAAAATGTCAGCATTAAAAGAATATTGCTGTTTGTTACCCTCACGTCTCCATACTATATCCTTGTCATCTTTTAACTTTTTCAACTCTTTGGACACGTCCTTACTGGCTTCTATATTAGACAACCTGGTATCAAAATACTCCCTAAATTCGTTATTTTGCTCCTTCAGCTGCTTCAAGATATCATTTAAAGTTACTCCACCTACTGGCTTCTATATTACACAACCTTGTATCCAGATACTCCCTAAGTTCGTTATTTTGCTCCTTCAGCTGCTTCAAGATATCATTGAAAGTTACTCCGCCTATATTTCCACTATTTTCGTCACTTTCTATCTCACTAAATTTCCTTCTGACCGTCGCTACCTGTGTCGCCTAAATGACACGTACACGTTAAGGTAACACACGGAAAGGATTTGCACGTGCAAATCACAAATACTCACGCCACCTATTGGCACTGCATAACATAGAGAAAATAATTTCACCCTAATTTCCCccgtttaacgtcctattaacagccagggtcatttaaggacgtgccattttggaggtggaggaaagcctgagtacccggagaaaagccaccggcctacggtcagtacctggcaactgccccacgtaggtttcgaacttgcagcccagaggtggagggctagtgagaAAGTGTTAGGGCACCTTAACCACATGGCCTCTAGACAAATTGTTTTTATTCTGcagaaattatatataagtatgtatgtatatataacaacttaATATTGTTTCTATTACTTTAAGAGTGGTCACTGCATAAGCAAATTACTGTTTTCTGACTGAATTAAACAAAGCgcaaatacaaaataatgtcgCCATATCTTATTGTCACGGAACTTTGGATCCTGAAAATGTGCaattgtataattatagatTCATAAGtataaatgatgatataataatCAAAAGATTGTATTTTctctatattttatttcattgacGATGATGACCTTTAATTTCagttgattttatttattttattttatttttcagattaTAGCACTTTCGTAACAATagtcaaaaaaatataaaacgtCCAATTAACAGAACAAAGTTAGATAAAGCATTTCGGTGATCTGATGTGTCGCTGTATACACATCTTTTTATGAAATTATAGTTGAACTTAAACAGAACAATGCCATTCTGAAAGTCTAATTCGTAACAAAGTTCGCACACAGAACTGTTGAGTCAGATGTAGCGTTCATCGAGAAAGAAAGTCAGAGACTATGTATAGTCCTAACCTCCGGGTATCGTCGTTACTGGAGGAAATGGCCTCCTTCAGACATTCCAGTATACGTTCGAATAATGACTGATCCCGTAAAATCCTGACTGATTTGTAAATTGTAAGAACGTAATAGCACGCCAGCAGAAGTGACGGTATTGCAACCGGAACTGCGTTGCCGACGATTTCTTGTAACCGATCAGGGAGGAAAAGATATGTGGTGGTATCGTAAATGTTCAAGGCGGACTCTCCTTCTGTCGATAGGAAGGAATCCCGAATATGATCAAGACTTTCATGGAAATGGTTGACCTCAAACATAAATGCTGCAAAATCCACTTTCAGTGATACATCCGATTGACAGGAACTGATGGAATCTTTGAAGTATTCCAGAGACTTTCTGTGCATTTTGGCATGTTCTTCTGACGAGTTTGCCAGATTCCCTTTTACATGATATAGTTTGCCTAGATCCGAATGTAACTGGTACTTCTCTGTGTCTGACTTAAAAGCTTTCGCGCGGAGTTTTAGTTTGGTCAAATTGATAACCCCTTCAAGTTTAAGGAGTGCAGAAGAATGTTGAACGCGTTTGGTCCTCAAGGAATTCGCGATTGGTTTTCCACCAAACAGGGACGAATCGATCTGCAGAAGAACCCATGTTTTGTCGAAATCATAGAAAATCATGAACTCGACAAGTCGTCGAACACAGATCGGAAGTCGCATGTTGTCGTTGTTACCACGACCTATCATCCCAAACTGATAGTCACTTTCTCGTTGATATTTGATAAGTATCATTATCCACATTTCCAGGAAGTAAAACGATAGCTTGTTTGGATTTTTTGTTGGCTCTATACGGTACTTAGGATATCGCTTCCAATACGCTTGTATATATGCGAGGGCATACTCGTGATGAAGAAAGGCACTTCTATCTAACAAATACATGCAGTCATTCACGACTGGTGTCCCTGCATTGTCTGGTTGACAATAACCGTGCATGAGACAAGCTGCAGTATTTGCCAGTTCTGTACAAATTCTCCAAATCATTTCCAGGTGGAAGTCCTTTctctgaaagtactgaagtaTGTTTTCGAGGAGGCTGCATGCGGAATGAAGGCCTGCCCGTGAAAGAGACCAGCCCTCCTTCTTAAACATGCTCTGGTCCTGACCTAGTGGATGGTCAGTTGTCTCATGTTTCACAGCTGGGTCGATCTGGTCTATTTTTGATGAACTAGTCAAATGTCTGAGTATATCTTCAGCCAAGTACAAATAGTTTACATGCGTTTTGTTTTCTATCTGGGATAAAATTGTGTGAACTATGCTTGCAAAACAAAAGTTAACACACAGGTATTCTAATAACTCGTCCGAACGGCCTGATGTTATCATTTCTATTGGGGGTTTCTGGAACTCCATAGGCATAACGGCCACGTGTTGCAAAAATTGGGCAAGTCTTGGTATTAAGGTATTTCTCAACTCAACAAGGCCCTCGATGGCCCGCGCAAACGTCTCGTCTTCAAAGTGATCGACAAGATTGTTTTCTGCAATGAAATAGTTAGGAACAGTTTTGGTGGTCAGGAATTGAAGTAATTTTTCCAAAAGGCTTCGGATATTCTCCAGATTGGATGATTCCGTCCATGTGCTAATTTGACGTTCTTCACAAAGCCAGAAAAAAGTCGTTTTAACATAGTACGAcgaaatacattttgttttctcgtTCGATTTGATCAGCGACTTTGCGATCTGATATGCAAGGCGTTGATTTTCAGATAAAGACAATGCTAACATTTGTTCAGCCTTTGTTGAAGATAACCTCCATTCATAGGGTCGTAAACAGCTACCATGTGACCCAATTGCAACCAGGTGACATCCTTGTTCCCGGATATCTCTAACTAGGGTGGTGCCTGGCCACTCGCGATTCATTACCCTTGTGAAGAAGTTGTCCAAACGCTTTGGCCAAGAGAAACATTTGACACCGAAGACACAGTCAATTGAAACCATAACACCACTGTTTTCACGAGACTGAAATGTAACAGAGGGACCGTTGAAAGTCGGTGTTTCCATGAATATGAGATTGACTTGACCTTTCTTGCTTTGCGTTATTGACTTTTCCAGTTGCATCTTTAATGTTTCGCTTGATAATCCAGTATTCTGTATTAGAGACATTTTGAGGGTCCCGGTGTCCGCGCGTGAAACAACTGTGGGGGGTAGCATATAGTAATACCCCGGATGACTGGCTTCTACTAATTGATAGAGATTCATGTCTGGTTGTGTTTCTGGAACTGAGTTCTGGACGTCTGAAACAATATTATAGTTATCAAATACAAACATCATGTCAATGTCTGTACTAACGTCAGTCGCCCATTGCGAATCAGCTTCCGGTCTACTGAAATACGGGAGATACAGCCGCTCAGCATGGCTGCCACATTTCACCACATCCACGTTCAGGCGGTTACCGTAGGCAACAGCCTCCTCTGCGATGGGCCGGTAAATACTATCCACAGAGTAGCTCTTGACATTGGCAAAGTCTATGGCGTGTGTGAGTAGTTCACCTATCGAATCCGCAGTTGTATCCATTCTCAAGCTTAGTTGATAAATATTGCTCCCTCCCTATCCATTCAATTAGTTCCAAGCAGGCGTTGGTCGGTTGATTATTCTTTTAAGGGAATTGTCCTGAAGATATAAAGCATATGTATCAAATTGCTGACTTAAACAAAGTATAGTTCCGATGTACGGCCTGTTTGATTTAATTAGATTCCActcatttattttctttttattttttttttctgttaacgAGATATATGATTTCCATAATTATAGCTACCTGTACGTTGTTTGCCACACACACGGAGTACATTTTTTGGGTATTAACTTTAACTTAAATTTCTTAATAACCTCTCGAGACAACCTCATAACAGAAGCACACTGTCAGGTACTTTTCTGGTATAGCATTTCCCCTTGTATATCATTCCTAATAACCTTGTGATACAACCTTATCACAGAAGCACAACATCAGAAACTTTTCTGGCATGCCATTTCGCCAGGCATTCTTAATAACCTTCCGGGACCAACCCATCATAGAAACACAATGTAAGATATTTGCCTTGTATAGCGTTCATCATAGTAAAACAATCTTGATAACCTATCGAGACAATATCCTCTCCGAAACACATTGTCAGATATGTTTCCCTTGTAGAACATAGTTACCATTTGGAAAGCACCCTTGCAGACCATATCGCCAAACAAGAATATTCGAATTAGGTTCGTCCTGTATAAAGTGACCTTTTGAGACAGCCCCTGACTGAGGCATATCGACAGCCATATTGCCAGTATAGCACAGTAACCATTTGTGACGCCCTACTTTAATTTTATTACACAAAGAACCTCTGACTTCCTCTTTATAAAGCACCTAGCATATATACGACGTCAATGCAAAccatatcatttacaaaattttacaaGACTATATAAAAAGCGTCAATTCTGTCCATAGGCATCAAAATGTTTGTACATAGTAGCTTGAAACAATCTTACTTCAATCATTCATAACACTAGATATCAATGTTTTCATAATCGTATGGTTAATTGacttatacatacatttgtgtattcGATAAACTGGCTTTGTGtgataaggtacatgtatataagtaagAGATCGACCTTACCTCCAATTGTACGGGGTGGTCTGCATGACAGCTGGAACctgcagcagcagcagcagcagcagcttCATCGTAATGTTATCATGGCTGATAGCACGCCATTACACTGCACAACTACACATAAAAATAGATTACGCAGACAGCATATGTGCTCGCGTGTTCACTGTTCTGCATCGCCAGGTTCATTCAAAGGAGTATTTAATACGCATTTACGGCGGAGTacacgtttatatatatatatatatatatatataatgcattgtGTCTACACATACGGGACCAGTTCTGGCTTTTTTGTAGTATCGTCAACTTCACTGTTTCTTTGAAAGAAATTTGGCTTGATATTATTAACACCGTCAGATTTTAGGTTTTACTTTCAAATGCTGCCTGTGACGTTGCATGATTTCAATACCACACTCTGTTGAGAAATCCTTTAAGTGAGTTTtggaaatatatattacatgtaaaacacCAATTTAGTACTGTAATATGCCGTTGCTGACAGGCTGTGAgaggaaatatattttaataacgAGGACGAGCGTCTTGATACGTTGTCGCCATTTTATTcaactaattatataacatacctcGGACCAACGTATCCGGAATCAAGTACcaactaataaaacaaaattagaaaataaacaacaatatccggaatggagttatttccccttagaCCATAATACTATAAGATATCTCACAGACCAGtaacaccatatacataacatgccccccccccccccccccccccccccccttaaaaaatTGAACCCTGTGAAATTAACAACTGGTCGTGAGATATCTGATTACATGACATGAATATACATAAATCAAGAATTTTACACTATTCAATTAAACGTTACTATAAAAAAAACGAGTAAATCTGCAATAAAACTTCCCTCAAACAACACCATGTCttcatcatacctatatctaCCCTCCACCTGCGCATTTATGGAACACAAATACAAGGATGCAGACTTAATAGTATGAGTAAAAGAATTtcacatacaaaaatacaaaaaagttattaagctgcatttaaaatgatattaatttcaGTAATTTAACAAGAATTGTATTAAACTTTAGTAATTATTTATGACTTCTACAATATTCAAGAAATCCAAACTTTAGGCacatacaaattttaaaatacaacaatcaTATAAAATACACTTTGTACCTATACAATATgctatatacagtacacatgtatTCAACTATGAACACAAGAATGATTACATTTGATACAGTAGATCAAATGCAGATTATCATTCTGAAACCCATCAAGCTTGTCATTCAAAAATAATACAAGTAACATGATAAATGGTAAATCTGTTTTGGTAATACtaactttgttatatatacatatatataaacttttaacTTGCAATATCACTATGTtgtgtacaataatgtattataccatgtgatatacatgtagaataaaccatgaaaaatattcaaacaaagcAAACAAAGAACCTTAAGTTTCCTCTGCTATATCAATagcatatcaaatatcaaatacaacCATACAATATGTGATTACTTgcaatgataatgttatattctAATACAGTTCAGCATATTGTGAAATAAAACGCATGCAAAACCAGCACATTATATTCATCACTCGATCACCTATataaatcatcaaatataaataatttctcTACGACAAATCGTCTTGCAATGTACATAAAGAAATTCAATAAAGTAATCATTTGTTCAATGcgaaatacaatgtaaattatcttaaaatataGTATTACAAATGTAAGCAATGTAATGACAAATATCTATACTAGGGGAGGTGGTCGGGCACGGATCTTTGACCTTGTTTTTACGTCTAGGTCAAGAAAAGAAAACCATCTGGCATTTTGGGCTGGCTCACCCTTCAAATGTGCCAAGTACTCCTTTCCCATCCCTACATTCCTCATCGCAAGGACACGTTTCACTTTGTCCTCGTCTGACGCCGTGTTAGAAACTTCCGCCGGATCCACGTGATCTGAGTCTCTGAAGCGAAGTGGCTTCTGACGAGCACGTTGCGGGCGACCAGGCAAATCTAAAATCAGCAGCTCGGTTGATTGTGACTGTGGTACACTTTGTAAATTTTGATGGGGCTTCGGAATCAATGGAAACAAGTCGCGAATTTGTCTTGGCagaattgaaattgatttgctATTAGTATTGCCTAATGAAACTGGGCCGGTGGGCTTTCCAGTATTATTTGAAGCAGATGAATTGGTGCTGTCGTTGATCAAATCCTCAGATCTCTGGgtaatatcaatatctgtagGTTTATCAAAATCGTCATGGGGGTGTTTATCCACATCTGTAGTAGCCACATAAGCGTCATTTTGCTCATTTTGTGAGATGATAGTTTTCTTGACAGCGGGTAGAAAATAGCCTGTAGGTTCTGGAACGCGAACAAATGCTACCTTCAGTCTGTCCTTGTGAATGGGACGTGGAAGAAGTTTTCCAGAATCTTTATCTAGTAGACGCTCAAGGTGATCTGAAATGACACTGTTGACGACGTAGGGACCAGAATAACGTGGTTGAAActtctgaccttgacctgaaTGTGTCTTGAGTAAATACACATAGTCACCAGCACTAAGGTTCAAGGGATGAACCTTGGAATTTGCTCTTTCAACATATGATGCCTTAGCTGATTCAGCAGATGTCTTCCTGTCGCACGACTTCTAAACGCTTTGCCATTGACAAAACATATTCATGGTAGTCTTTTGGAAGAGAGCGAAGTTCGACTGGAAGTGTGTGAGTAGACAATGGGAAGTGTGGACAAAACCCAAACACTATTTCGAACGGACTATATCCTAATGTCGCATTCACTGTATTGTTCATAGAGGAAACAACAGAGGATAGTACTTTGTCCCACTGGTGGCCATCTGTAATGAAAGGTGTCAAACGCTCCGCTAATGTTCGATGCGTTCTCTCCACTGAGCCGAGACAATGATGAGAGAAACTCGGAGTATATTCCTGCTTTATATCAAGCATACGGCAAACTTCCTTCGTACAAGTGGAAAGAAACTCTGACCCTTGGTCAGACACAAAAGCGTTACAGGTTCCAAAAGTCGTCATTAATGAGTATATTGCCTCCGAGACTGTAACTGCATCCTTGTTCCGGAAAGGAACAGCAAAGAGATATTTGCTAAATTGGTCCACCGCGGTAAACACATACGAATTACCATTCTTGGAAACAGGTACTGGCCCATACAAATCAAGTTGCCAAACCTCAAAAGATCGAGATGGTTTGGGAAATGCAACTATACCAGTTTTTGTATGTGCTCGAGTTACTTTCCGTTCTTGACATTGTGGACACGACCTTACGTACTCTGCTATGCGGGTTGCCATACATGGAAAATAATACGAGTCCTTGATGCTATCCACAGTATGCTGTATACCTCCATGTCCTGCCATAGGCGAGTTGTGATGTAGTTCAATGACAGTTTTTATCATCACCTCAGGAAGCACCAGCTGATATTGCTGCAGTGATCTTGTTCTTTTGCACTGGAAATGCGTGAATGGAACAAAACGTCATTTGCAAATATATAATCTGAACTTTCTAACATGATTCGCCTAGAATCCTTTTGAGAAGCAGGTAATCGTCCATCTTGCAGGTAGTGAATGATGTGGCACAATGTTGTGTCCTTGCGTTGTTGGTTCTTAACAGTATCAAGGTCAAAAGAGCCTTGTGAAAATATGTCCATATCGCGAACTCTTTCCGACACCTCAGAAAAATAATCCGCAGCTGAAGAATATACCGCATCTGTGTCAATGGAATCCTGTGTGTTTAGTCCTGGAGAAGCCGTGACATGTTGTACAACAGCCTTATTGAAAGTGTTATCTTGATCAACTGTCTCCTGCTCTGTAAAGTCTACATGGGAATCACCTAAGGAAAGTGTCTGTTCTCTTTGTTCTTCCGGTGTTGATTCGAATGAAGAGACACCATCAGCCTGTTCTACAGGAGGACTTTCCTCTCTATGGGAATCTCTTTCACTTGTTGTCACTGCGTGCCTTTTGGACTTCCTTTCCTTCCTAGTTAATCTACCGTAATCAAAATCATTATCTTCTGTATCCGCATCATAAACCCGATCTTGTTGGAGAGAATCTGCTAAGTGTTTCTGAAAAACATCCAAATGTGAAGGTGGTATAGCTGGGGGCAATGTTTGCACATTGTTGACTTCATTGGGAAACGAAGACGATTCATCGGAACTGTCAACAAATAAACTACAATAGTCCCAGTTTTCTCCGTGATGTAGGGAAAGTGAGGATCATCTTCTTCTGGACTTTGGAAATCAGGATATCTCTGGGGAGATCGTGAAAGAGTGTCGGCAACTTGCATCTGGCTTGCAGGCTTGTATCTAATCTCAAACGTGAATTGTTGTAGAATAGCTATCCATCTCTCATAAATTGCTCCTTTCatttgcttttgaaataaaGGTTTAAGGGCTTGATGGTCGCATTCTACAACGAACTTGGCTCCTCGCAAGTATGATGCACAATCCAGAATAGCCGTGACCATTCCAAGAAGTTCCAGCTTCGTTGGTCCGTATGACCTTTGCCATCGTCTCAGTGATTTCGATCCAAAGCGAACCTCTCGGAAGTCCTCAGGTGAGTCCTGTTTTTGGTAAAGCATATAACCTATGCCTCTGGAACACGTGTCAACGCCGAGATAGAATGTCTTTGTAAAATCAGGAAATGCGAGAAAATCGCAGTTCGTAAGCAATGATTTCAGTTTATCAAGAGCATCTTGATGCTTCTTAGTCCAGAAAAAGGAGACACCAGACTGTGTGAGACGTATCAAAGGTTGTGCTTCTGCGCTatagtttgaaataaatttccTGAACCAGTTGAATAATCCAAGTATTCGCCTTAAAGCTTTCAAATCTTTTGGAAGGCTGATATTTTGTATGGTTTCCACTCGATCAGGTGGTGGAGAAATTCCATTTTCTGAAATCTGATGACCAAGAAAAACGCAAGACTTTTCAGCGAAGGTACACTTTTTTGGATTGAGTTTTAACCCTGCCTCCACTTATCGTTTGAACACATCTTCAACATCGTGCATGTGTTGTTCCATATTTGGTGAACTGATAAGGACATCGTCAATGTAACAAAGGCAAGATCTAAAAGTGAGTCCTCTCAAGACTTTATCCATCAGCAGCTGAAAACTACTTGGAGCCGTGCTCAAACCCATAGGTAATCTTTGGAATTTGAATGTTCCGTAACAGGTGTTAAAAACAGTCAAGCCAGTACTATCAGCGTCAATTGGCATCTGAAAGAAACCCTTTGACAAGTCAATGGATGTAAAGTATGATGGTTTTCTATCTGCAAAGGATTCCGTGAGTTCTTCGAGATTTGGAATTTGATATTGGAATGTCTGAGTCTGGGAGTTAAGATATCGAAAGTCTACACAGAATCTAAATTGAGACAGGCTTGATGTCTTGGTAATTGGATGTGTTGGTTGACCCGAGTGATCCTTTTTTGACACAAGGACAACTGGACTGGTGATGAGGATCTGTTCAGACCCATCCACTGGTGCTATGATTCCTTGATCCAACAGTTCATCAAGTTGATGTCGTAATACTTCTCGTTTATCGGGAGGAAGACGATAGGGTCTTTGATGCTTAGGCTTAACATCTGGTTTGAGGAGGATCTTGTGTTTCACAAGCTCAGTGTAGCAAAGGTTTGGTGACTCTGGTGTGACAAACAACTCTTTGTGTCGACGGAGCAAATCTTGAAGATTTTCTTTCTCTGTTGGTGTTAAGTGTTCTGGGATTTTAAACAGTTAATCGAATGAGCTATGAATGCCTGTTGGGTGTTCCTGTGCAGAGCCGGTGGGCGTCTGTACATTCTGCACACTGTCAGTAGAAAACTGGTATGTATCGTATTCCAATGAATGTTCAAACCTTGCTAACACTTTCCCTTGCAGCAATGTAACCGGATTGGAAGAAGGATTTAAAGTCTTAATGGGAACAACACCATCCTTAGCAACAGTTACTAATGTCCTGGCAACCATTAAGTTTTTGTGAACACAAAAGCTACTTCCAGAACAGATGCCCTGTGATCCACATAGGATGTGTTTTTGTACTGCTCCCCATAATACAACTTCCGAATTAGGAGGTAAAACGATCCTTTTGGTACACGTGACAGGAGATGGATCAAAAAAACAAGCATAATTAGTAAAATCGAGAATGACACCCTTGTCTTGTAGATATTTCACTCCCAAAATCAATGGATGAGATGTACATGGTAAGATATGTACTAGAATGTGATGAACAAACCCAGCTACTTGTACAGTTATTGTTGCTGTTCCAATGATCGCTATCTTCTTGTTGTCAGCCAATAATATCTGTTTGTCAGGCAGATGTTGAAAGTTAGCTTTGAAAACAGGTGGTATACTGTCATACAATTTTTCACTGATAATATTTAGAGAGCTGCCTGTGTCGACAAGAGCCGATATTTGGGTGTGATGAATTTGTACCGGGAGAAAAAGAAATTGAGGTTTTGAAACATCCTGTAGCGAGTTAGACCCCATATGAATTGAGTTTACACTGGATTTCCCGAGGAGGGGGATCTGTTCCACCCCGGGTGTTGTTGGTTTCCCTGTGGCGCATTATTTCCTAAAAATCTGCAATCTGTAGCCGGATGTCCCCACTGCTGACAAAGCTGACACTTCAAACCTGGGGCCGACTCTCCAATCCCAGTCCAATTACATAGCCTCTTTGGGTGTCCCAGACCTTGGCATGCAAAACATTCAAGTGAAGGCCGAGAATGACCATCCTGTGCGTACTGTTGTCGCCTGGGATTCGAGGGTTGACGAGGCTGGTTATAAGGCCTTGAACCCGGTTGAGATGTGGAATGTTGTGGAGACTGTTTGGTAGATATAGCCTCAACAAGGGTGGTAAGTTTCTCCATCTGAGCTTTGAGGTCATTGATTTCCTGTTTCTGCGGAGGTTCAATACTTTTGGCAGAGGACATTGCACATAATATCCCCGTCGAATCCTAACTGTGTTTGCGGTAGCCATAACTTTCCCCCATTTTTGCAGCTATTAAAGCAGATGATAAGTCCTTAGGATTCCCTGCACGAACAAAAAAAGCTAATTCCTGTGGCAACCCACTAATGAACCTTGCAAGGATTTCATGTTCCTGTTTTCTGATCAATTGCCCCTTTTCCAACAACAAACAATGGAAATCTTCCATTGGTTGCCCT
This portion of the Pecten maximus unplaced genomic scaffold, xPecMax1.1, whole genome shotgun sequence genome encodes:
- the LOC117320846 gene encoding uncharacterized protein LOC117320846, with amino-acid sequence MDTTADSIGELLTHAIDFANVKSYSVDSIYRPIAEEAVAYGNRLNVDVVKCGSHAERLYLPYFSRPEADSQWATDVSTDIDMMFVFDNYNIVSDVQNSVPETQPDMNLYQLVEASHPGYYYMLPPTVVSRADTGTLKMSLIQNTGLSSETLKMQLEKSITQSKKGQVNLIFMETPTFNGPSVTFQSRENSGVMVSIDCVFGVKCFSWPKRLDNFFTRVMNREWPGTTLVRDIREQGCHLVAIGSHGSCLRPYEWRLSSTKAEQMLALSLSENQRLAYQIAKSLIKSNEKTKCISSYYVKTTFFWLCEERQISTWTESSNLENIRSLLEKLLQFLTTKTVPNYFIAENNLVDHFEDETFARAIEGLVELRNTLIPRLAQFLQHVAVMPMEFQKPPIEMITSGRSDELLEYLCVNFCFASIVHTILSQIENKTHVNYLYLAEDILRHLTSSSKIDQIDPAVKHETTDHPLGQDQSMFKKEGWSLSRAGLHSACSLLENILQYFQRKDFHLEMIWRICTELANTAACLMHGYCQPDNAGTPVVNDCMYLLDRSAFLHHEYALAYIQAYWKRYPKYRIEPTKNPNKLSFYFLEMWIMILIKYQRESDYQFGMIGRGNNDNMRLPICVRRLVEFMIFYDFDKTWVLLQIDSSLFGGKPIANSLRTKRVQHSSALLKLEGVINLTKLKLRAKAFKSDTEKYQLHSDLGKLYHVKGNLANSSEEHAKMHRKSLEYFKDSISSCQSDVSLKVDFAAFMFEVNHFHESLDHIRDSFLSTEGESALNIYDTTTYLFLPDRLQEIVGNAVPVAIPSLLLACYYVLTIYKSVRILRDQSLFERILECLKEAISSSNDDTRRLGLYIVSDFLSR